Within Odontesthes bonariensis isolate fOdoBon6 chromosome 16, fOdoBon6.hap1, whole genome shotgun sequence, the genomic segment GGGGAGTAGTAGCCCAGGATGGGGGAGTCGCAGTGTGCAGGGGACACCAGGCACTGGGCAGtaatggtggtggtggtggctgAATAGGCCGCTGGGCTTCCTGTCGGAGATCCAGGGTTGGAGGGCCGAAGCAAAGGAGTGCGCTCTGAGTCTGCATCACCCTCTGTTCCTTCTTCCACTCCACGGCCTCCGCTTTCCTGGTCCGAATCAGACTCCGAGTGCTCTGGGTTGTTGCGGGTGACGCGCTGTTTGCACACAGGGCAAGTCTTCTTGGTCTGTGTGAGCCACGGGTCGACACACTTGCTGTGGTAGGCtgaaaaacaataaatgaaaCTTAGAAAAGCTCTACCAAAACATTTTAACAACAGCTAAATCAAAGCTATGGTGACTGAAATGCATAACTTGGGTGAATAAATTTCCTTAAAGCATTAATCGCACTGCAGAACATTGGGGTGCATCGTAAACAACAATATAGAGAGCACCGAGTTATAGTTACACCAGATTCTGTGTATCGATAACAGTAAAATTAACAATTAACCAGTCAATGTTCCATAAGATTGAGGTTTTACAACATTTATGAAATATTTACCATGTGAGCAAGGTAAAACTCTCAGCTTGTCTCCTTCTTCATATTCATCCAGACAGATTGCACATACATCATAGTCGTCACCTGTAATACAGcaaaaaatatttattaatCTAACTAAATAAGGTAAAGATCGTATATTCAAATAcatcaattgttttttttactgatttaTAGTTTAAGAAAAAGCTTTAAACAGTTTGGAAAAtgttactttaaaaaaacaacacaacagtGACAGTAAATACGTTACAAGTCGCTTTGGATTAAAGCGTacgctaaatgcataaacataaacataaacaatcgTGTTACCTTTCCTGAATTTGTGTGTTGGAATCCGCTTTAGTTGTTCCTTGGTCAAGCGGTTTTTCCTTATTCTTTTTCTGTGCTGCACACATCTTATAATCTGAACAGTGGAAAAGTCAGTGTTACTCGTGGTAAGAGACACATACTGACACACAACAATTAAcaagtagttttttttatgaTAACTTTCACAGTTCATTCTCAGAAGCTGATTTAGAAAGATAGGTTTTTGTTGCCTCAAACTACCCCAACGATACTGTGACTAAACATAGCAGCCAGAGAGGAGGTTCAGCTGGGTCTAGCTTTGTTGAAATACAATGAGGTCATTGTTTTACAGCACAAAGAAGGAAAGCAAAAGCTTGTCTGTCGCAAGCATGGTCCAAATTCTATGTAAGGAAAGAATTACACATAATCCCTAAAAAGGGATTTTAAAGAATGTGCTAAACACTAACTAATTAGTCAAGAAGCTGTCGTCATGTCATACAAACTCACCAAGATCACACACATCACAACAATAATCATGCCAACTACCCCAGTGAAAGGGATCAGGTAGTATGATAGCGGAAAAGCGAACTCTGGCTTGAGGATCACATAGACCCTGCAgatcaagagagaaacaatgcATCAAAATTCAGGAAGTGTTGGTCAAGTTCAAATCTAATGCTTGAGACGGATTGAGGCTtgtttaagtcttttttttccaattaccAAATTGAGAATCACATTCTAAAAATGGTATGTTTCCTTACCCTTGTTCTGGATTAATCAAACTCCTGAGGATTTGTGAAGCATAAAAGCTGGTGAATACAGAGGGGATCTCAATCTGCTCTGCAATGGtgtctggagaaaaaaaagtaatcatgATCGTTAAAACTTTCAGGTCACTTGTCAAGATAGTGTGAATGTGTTAACTGAAATTGTACGCGTTTCATATTCGCTTACCGTTGCTGTAGTTCATACTGAGCAGAGCGTCTGAATACATGTTGTGAATGATTGCAGCGCTGTATCCAGCTTGCTGTGCATGCAAAACCTGAAACCAGTTCATTGTGTTAGCCAAGTTCACTGGAATGACAACACAAATAATACCATGTTATTCACTGCTGACCTTTATATCAAAGTTGCAATCATAGCGTCTGATGAGAGCGACAAATTTGGTAGTGTTGGCATCATAAGATGGCGGCAATGGAGGAGGAGGGTCCATTGCTATACATCCGTTCAGGGGATGAGACGCCACCAAAATTCCCTGCCATACAAACACAAGCACAAAACATTCAGAGAAATAAATGTTATCAATCAATTTCAGGCAGAGTCTTGCTCCAAAACTCCGCTCTCACCATTAATCCATCCTTAGGAAGTGgagatccaaacacagcaggcAGGTCCTCAAACAGAAAGGAGGTCATATTTCTATAATGCTGTCAAGAGAATATATGTATTAAGTAAAAGCCGACATATGTTTCAGCAGAATATGGAAGATAACTTTGTGGATAAAGCTGATAAAATTCTATCATCAAAATACCAGTTTTACTTAcaacatatatatatgcatgtgtGGGTGAAGGAACCAGTATGCTGCAGAAAACCAGTACAATGATACTCAATTGAGCCCCCATACACCACACACCAAGGTCTGGCATCGTTTGTCGTTTCAAGTTGCCCTAACAGAggaaaacataaaacactgacATTTCATTATCAAGCATCAGTACTGAGTGATATTCAAATAAGCCTGTCGGAATCACTACACATCGCCACAGTTTTTCAGGTAACTGTAATAACTTGCACAATAACAAGAACAAAGTCACTTCACCTGGATGAAACTGACAATTTCCATGTTTCTTTCCTTGTTTGAAGTCTGACTAAAGCTGCCAACAGCATTAAAACCATCTAAAATCAACAGCACCCAGAACTTAACGACCAAGGGCTGGTTTGCGAGAAGCTAAAAGATTATTTCAGTTTGGGTCTGTTGCATTACCACTAATTCCCACCTGATTAGGCAAATTCGGTCCACTGAAGACTGTTGCTCCTCCTTGTCTGTTTTTGCCAGAAACTTGGCACCGACACGCTTAGTCTCAAGTAAACACGAACACCAAACCTGTCCGTGTTACATATTTCTATGAGGTTTGgagtgttgtgttgtgtttgtgttttagaCCTTAACCTTTGTGAAAAAAGTAGGAGTTTAGTGTTTTATTACTCTAAAACTATTTTGTTATGATGACCACTGCTCTAGATACGGACATGTTTCACCATTCAGATCAGCCAGCAAAACAGGAAGTCTGCAAcacaaaaatctgtccatgttgtaCATTTCTATGGGGTTTGGGGATTATTAATTTGTGTCTAGGACATAACCACTGTAAAAAGATCAGAGATTAGCATTTCATTGCTCTGATTTCACTGCTTTCGTGTCACACTAGGTCAAATCTCTCAAACTGGAACTCGCCCAAAACAAACTGTATGTGTCTTCTCAGCTATTTTGAAGTAGAAACACCAGGATTTTGCACATTTCCACAcgatttttggttgtttttattGCTCCTGTTTTGAAACAATCAGAAATTAAAGATTTATTGCTGTGATTCAACTGGTTTCTTGTCAGTCTGAGCTCTGTCTCCTCATTTATTTTGGAAGTCCCACttatcttatatatatatatatatatatatatatatataaaaaaacatgtctaaCCTTTATCTCTCacagaattttaaaaaatatatacattttgtTTGCAAAGCTTAAAGTGGCTCTTCTTCTTGCTGTGTATTTGTATTATTTAACTATGATTAGGCTTATACTTTAACAGTGACACAAagtgagaagaaaagaaaatgttcaagatcaatttcaagatcacaataacCCTTCAATCAGAAGGAAAATGCTGCATTTTACATTAACATACTAATGCAAATAGACCCCTCAGGAGGTaaatttatgcaaatttgcaCAATGATATGCAAACAAGGGACTGTGAAGTGGTTGGGCTGCACGTGAACTTATGGTCATGGAGTGGCAAAGCAAATCGAAGCTGAGAACTTGTGAAAGGGATTGTTATTGTGTTTATTCCGTTTCTTGTCCATAAAATACGACTGTTCAGACTTTTGAATGCAGTCTGTGCAGGAAAGCTGCACAAAGCAAttcct encodes:
- the rnf167 gene encoding E3 ubiquitin-protein ligase RNF167 — protein: MPDLGVWCMGAQLSIIVLVFCSILVPSPTHAYIYVHYRNMTSFLFEDLPAVFGSPLPKDGLMGILVASHPLNGCIAMDPPPPLPPSYDANTTKFVALIRRYDCNFDIKVLHAQQAGYSAAIIHNMYSDALLSMNYSNDTIAEQIEIPSVFTSFYASQILRSLINPEQGVYVILKPEFAFPLSYYLIPFTGVVGMIIVVMCVILIIRCVQHRKRIRKNRLTKEQLKRIPTHKFRKGDDYDVCAICLDEYEEGDKLRVLPCSHAYHSKCVDPWLTQTKKTCPVCKQRVTRNNPEHSESDSDQESGGRGVEEGTEGDADSERTPLLRPSNPGSPTGSPAAYSATTTTITAQCLVSPAHCDSPILGYYSPQEATESESDDPGEEQHHSDDDTARLIGRDRVVI